Below is a genomic region from Desulfobacter sp..
ACAAATTTATCAAAAATGTCTGGGGGAAAAAAACAAATATCAATTTTTTTGATGCCCTGCCTGTGGAACAAGAGGTCTCTGGCCAGTCTTGGGAAAGGCTAAAAGATCGCCCCATCCCAAGTGATGAAAAATTAAAGCAGCAATTAACCCCTCTTCAGTTTAAGGTCACCCGGGAAAACGGAACAGAACCGGCATTTGACAATCCCTATTGGGATAACAAACAACAAGGCATTTATGTGGATATAATTTCAGGCCAGCCCTTGTTCTCATCTGCGGATAAATTTGACTCCGGCACGGGATGGCCGAGCTTTACCCGGCCCATCAACGATCTGGCCATTGTTGAAAAACAGGACCGCTCCTTTTTCATGACAAGGACCGAGGTGAGAAGCAAAGACGCAGATGCCCATTTAGGCCATCTCTTTGATGACGGCCCCGCCCCCACAGGACAAAGATATTGCATTAACTCGGCAGCATTGGTCTTTATTCCCAGAGACCAGCTTGAAAAAAGAGGATATGCCCATTTGATCCCCCTGTTTGAATAGACCTGTTTGATGACAATTTGAGCCAGCCGGATCGATTCACACCATATGCGGGTCATATCCGGTCCAAAATAATGATGGATAGGTATGCCAGCATGGACAGGTTGAAAATGTTAAAACAAAAAAAAAGAGATCGGCGGCTGAAGTTTTGCGCCTGACGGCCCAGGGAGGGCAGGCAAAAAAAACCTGCCAACACAAAAGGGAGAACAAGGGCAAGGCCAAGAAGGATGTCTGCAAGCATGGGGCTGTTGACCCAGCCGCAGATTAAAAACAAGACCAGACCCAGGCTGAACACAAGGCTCCATATCAATACCTGGCAACGCAAACAAGGCGGGGTCCAAACCTGACCAAACCCTTTTGAATGACCATTTTCCTGCCCCTGACTCAGCTCCACCAGCATATAATGGGGCAATTGCCAAAATCCAAGACAGGCCATGAGGATAACAAGACCTGTCCGGTCTGTACAGGCAAGGGCCTCGGGCACTGCAAACCAGCCGATGGCCGGAGGGATCATGCCGCAGATCACCCCCGGAACCAGCGCCCAAAGGCCTTGTTTTTTTATGGGGGTATACAATCCATTGTAGCAGACCAGGGCCAAAAGCCCGAGCACACAAGGCCAGATGGAGGTATATGAAAGATACAACCCCCCAATGCCCATGCCCGCCAGCACAAGGGCCAGTGTTAAGGCCTTTTTTACCCCCATGCCTTTGCGTGCAAGCACCCGGTGCCGGGTCCGCTGGAACCTGCGGTCAAACTCACGGTCCTGAACATTATTGAGCCCCCCTGCCCCAAAGGCCAGGACCAACACCCAGAATCCCAGCACAAGGCTGTTCAAACCGAGATGATCCTGGGCCAGAACATGGCCTGCAAGGGCGGACAATCCAATGTACAGACTCAGATGCACCTTGATCAATTCAAAAAAATCCTGGACCCGTCTGCCTTGCCCCGACCTTGGCGAGCTTTTCAGAATGACACTACCACTCATCTTCTTGGTTGATCCATTCATAATATTCCTCGGGTGAAACCACCTTGACCACCCCGGTCATATCTGCATGGCCGGTGCCGCAAAACTCCGTGCACTGGAAAAAATATTCCCCTTTTTTTCTGGGCAGAAACCAGGCATAGGTATTCATCCCCTTGACCGCATCCACCTTGATTCTAAAGGCCGGAATAAACAGGGAATGAATCACGTCCAAAGAGGTCAGATTGAGCCTTACAGGCGTATCTACGGGAACCACGATTTCGTCTTCGGTCTCCTTGTCATTCTCATAAACAAAGAGCCAGGAAAAAGACTGGGCCGTGACATCTATTTCCATGGCATTGTCAGGCACATTCCGCAGCCCGGTATAGGACTGCCATCCAAAGACAAACATGGCCAGGGCAATGATGCTGGGAATAAATATCCAGGTGATTTCCAGCCAGACATTTCCACGGATATCTGCAGGCACAGGGTGTTTGCTCCGCCGATACCGGATCACAAAATAAATCATCACCGTGGTAATGCAAAACAAAAATAAAAAAGAAAACCCAATGATAAAATAAAACGATCTGTCCACCAGGGCGACAGGATCAACGATTTCATTCATACCTATACCTCACCTGAATGCAATGTCCCAGAATGTAAACCCGATCATGATGGCCAGAAATCCTATGGTTGATAAAAACGAAATAACGAGCATTCGTGACTCAAACTTCAGATGCATGAAAAACATCAGCACCAGGCTGGCCTTTACAGAGGCGATTCCCAGGGCGATCCACACATTGAACCGGCCCAGATCCACATAGGATGCTCCCACAGTGATGCCGGTAAGCACCAGCAGGAAAAAGAGCACTGTGGCCTGTAGCTTGTAAGATAAAATAGGGGGATGATTTTCCATTTGATATTCTCGCGTTAAATAATCAGATAAAACAAGGGAAAAATAAAAATCCAGACCAGGTCCACCAGGTGCCAGTAAAGTCCTGCATTTTCCAACAGGCCAAACCGTTTGGCCGTGATCCTGTTCGATGCCCAAAACCCCATGGCCACGGCCAGAAGACTCATGCCGACAATAATATGGATGGCATGGAG
It encodes:
- a CDS encoding UbiA family prenyltransferase, producing MSGSVILKSSPRSGQGRRVQDFFELIKVHLSLYIGLSALAGHVLAQDHLGLNSLVLGFWVLVLAFGAGGLNNVQDREFDRRFQRTRHRVLARKGMGVKKALTLALVLAGMGIGGLYLSYTSIWPCVLGLLALVCYNGLYTPIKKQGLWALVPGVICGMIPPAIGWFAVPEALACTDRTGLVILMACLGFWQLPHYMLVELSQGQENGHSKGFGQVWTPPCLRCQVLIWSLVFSLGLVLFLICGWVNSPMLADILLGLALVLPFVLAGFFCLPSLGRQAQNFSRRSLFFCFNIFNLSMLAYLSIIILDRI
- a CDS encoding cytochrome C oxidase subunit IV family protein — translated: MENHPPILSYKLQATVLFFLLVLTGITVGASYVDLGRFNVWIALGIASVKASLVLMFFMHLKFESRMLVISFLSTIGFLAIMIGFTFWDIAFR
- the coxB gene encoding cytochrome c oxidase subunit II, whose protein sequence is MNEIVDPVALVDRSFYFIIGFSFLFLFCITTVMIYFVIRYRRSKHPVPADIRGNVWLEITWIFIPSIIALAMFVFGWQSYTGLRNVPDNAMEIDVTAQSFSWLFVYENDKETEDEIVVPVDTPVRLNLTSLDVIHSLFIPAFRIKVDAVKGMNTYAWFLPRKKGEYFFQCTEFCGTGHADMTGVVKVVSPEEYYEWINQEDEW